In Leucobacter sp. CX169, a single genomic region encodes these proteins:
- a CDS encoding sensor domain-containing diguanylate cyclase, whose protein sequence is MVSNHPSSRVLKGQSDLSFAVAALFLSGGLFAGLAATVFPPEHRPPLWVPALVSGSGILISLLVLWRGRRLRIGSAAVISGIYLVFLLWLIANSTSLGRATVAAMLSVVVIVLYAWFLPMKYARWVGYTALLLYAIIMMFRYQSNDAYLTAVALVSLAVLLTEVFGRFKANLEKSSLNDHLCDVWNRRGFELLLKKEISTVARTGEPLSLLYIDLDEFKTVNDTRGHVGGDSVLRQVSDELVRGVRSGDSVARIGGDEFVVLLPRTAAQEAQLLAERLKGVVTACGWSFGIAEFRPGETGDEFVERSDLMMMMQKRDRARRSDPVA, encoded by the coding sequence ATGGTGTCGAACCATCCATCGTCTCGGGTCCTGAAGGGCCAGTCCGACCTGTCGTTTGCGGTGGCGGCACTGTTTCTTTCTGGCGGCCTGTTTGCCGGCCTCGCTGCCACGGTGTTTCCGCCCGAGCATCGGCCGCCGCTCTGGGTGCCGGCGCTCGTTTCGGGCTCAGGGATCCTGATCTCACTGCTGGTGCTCTGGCGGGGGCGCCGGCTTCGCATCGGATCGGCCGCGGTGATCAGCGGAATCTACCTCGTCTTCTTGCTCTGGCTGATTGCGAACAGCACCAGCCTGGGACGCGCCACCGTCGCCGCCATGCTGAGCGTCGTCGTGATCGTCTTGTACGCCTGGTTTCTTCCGATGAAATACGCCCGATGGGTCGGGTACACCGCCCTGCTGCTCTACGCGATCATCATGATGTTTCGCTACCAGTCCAACGACGCGTACCTGACTGCGGTCGCGCTCGTTTCCCTGGCGGTGCTGTTGACCGAGGTGTTCGGGCGCTTCAAAGCGAACCTTGAGAAGTCGTCGTTAAACGATCACCTCTGTGACGTTTGGAACCGGCGCGGGTTTGAACTGCTACTCAAGAAGGAGATCAGCACGGTCGCCCGTACGGGTGAGCCGCTTTCGCTGCTCTATATCGACCTGGACGAGTTCAAGACAGTAAACGACACCCGGGGGCATGTCGGGGGCGATAGCGTGCTTCGCCAAGTAAGCGACGAGCTCGTGCGAGGGGTGCGCAGCGGGGACAGCGTCGCGCGCATCGGAGGCGACGAATTCGTCGTCCTGCTTCCGCGCACCGCCGCCCAGGAGGCGCAGCTCCTCGCCGAACGCCTGAAGGGCGTCGTGACTGCCTGCGGCTGGTCGTTTGGCATTGCGGAGTTTCGTCCCGGTGAAACCGGAGATGAGTTCGTCGAACGCTCCGACCTCATGATGATGATGCAGAAGCGAGATCGAGCGCGCCGCTCCGATCCGGTGGCGTAA
- a CDS encoding CHAP domain-containing protein: MPAPSITVVIATALAFSLVTLFSPAPLAFAVDEITPDVAAQEAPVEAPPADPVAVSEAPPPAVEVPPPAPDPVVVPDPPDEPAPPVEVVDPVDPAPPGETGDPDPGTPPTGDPEKPATEPPETPTPSDTPEPVSPTTPGSAPAPAALPPIPPAPIDQPPNTAWSPGNPGVDEFPGSGDQGVPAIGVDGLIGDNYPMYYKNMPLDPVVWDEWNFAHRQCTSFVSWRLNQVNGVPFDNQYGGLVRWGNAGQWGDSARSLGIRVDTTPAAGAIAYSAPGTNGSGSAGHVAWVAKVLDDGRAVIEEYNAGAVPGRYGARIVPADAFTGYIHLQDLDPASIPTAAPVQQDEHLSPAPALRVGHVREDFPNPYPGILPAACLWVGDLNGDGTPDALTFQRVSFAGQLVSRERLS; this comes from the coding sequence ATGCCTGCACCGAGTATCACGGTTGTGATCGCGACAGCGCTCGCATTCTCGCTCGTCACCCTCTTTTCTCCAGCGCCACTTGCCTTCGCCGTGGACGAGATCACTCCCGACGTCGCGGCCCAGGAAGCTCCTGTCGAGGCCCCACCTGCCGATCCTGTCGCGGTGAGCGAGGCCCCGCCGCCTGCCGTGGAGGTGCCTCCGCCGGCGCCAGACCCGGTGGTCGTGCCGGATCCCCCGGACGAGCCGGCCCCACCCGTCGAAGTGGTCGATCCTGTCGATCCTGCCCCGCCTGGAGAAACGGGTGACCCCGACCCGGGCACCCCTCCCACGGGGGATCCCGAGAAACCGGCTACCGAGCCACCCGAGACGCCGACGCCCTCGGACACGCCTGAGCCCGTCAGCCCAACGACACCGGGTTCGGCTCCTGCCCCCGCGGCGCTGCCGCCCATTCCGCCCGCCCCCATCGACCAGCCACCGAACACGGCCTGGTCGCCGGGCAATCCGGGCGTTGACGAGTTCCCAGGATCGGGCGACCAGGGGGTGCCCGCAATCGGGGTCGACGGGCTCATCGGCGACAACTACCCCATGTATTACAAGAACATGCCGCTCGACCCGGTCGTCTGGGACGAGTGGAACTTTGCGCATCGCCAGTGCACGTCATTCGTCTCCTGGCGCCTGAACCAGGTCAATGGGGTGCCGTTCGACAACCAATATGGCGGACTCGTACGGTGGGGGAACGCGGGTCAATGGGGAGATTCAGCGCGCAGCCTCGGCATCCGAGTCGACACGACGCCCGCAGCTGGTGCGATCGCGTATAGCGCCCCCGGCACCAACGGCTCAGGGTCGGCTGGCCACGTCGCCTGGGTGGCGAAGGTGCTCGACGACGGCCGAGCAGTGATTGAGGAGTACAACGCCGGCGCGGTGCCGGGACGATACGGCGCACGCATCGTCCCGGCCGATGCCTTCACCGGCTACATTCACTTACAGGATCTCGACCCGGCCAGCATTCCGACCGCCGCGCCAGTGCAGCAAGACGAGCATCTGTCACCCGCTCCGGCGCTCCGGGTGGGCCATGTTCGCGAAGACTTCCCGAACCCCTACCCAGGGATCCTGCCTGCCGCTTGCCTGTGGGTCGGTGACTTGAACGGAGACGGGACACCCGATGCACTCACCTTTCAGCGGGTGAGTTTCGCGGGGCAGCTCGTGAGCCGAGAACGACTGAGCTGA
- a CDS encoding bifunctional alpha,alpha-trehalose-phosphate synthase (UDP-forming)/trehalose-phosphatase, whose product MRDAGDAMAAEWVTWSHETEESESPSRPLVVVANRLPVDRVADPDGGPDTWRTSPGGLVTAMEPVVRELGCTWVGWAGGVDEATEPFQAGGFSLQPVALSTRDLEEYYEGFSNDTIWPLYHDVISPPQYHREWWERYREVNERFAAEAAAAAEHGATVWIHDYQLQLVPAMLREKRPDLVIAFFLHIPFPANGIFSQLPWRRQILEGLLGADLIGFQRVQDAANFRSVVRRILGVPAHGNVVSLPEDGSGEEPRRVVAQEFPISIDVRQFVELTERPEVQQRAAEIRAELGNPKRVILGVDRLDYTKGIRHRLKAYAEMLADGSLEPGETVLVQVASPSRERVVAYQQLRDEIELTVSRINGDHGAIGYSPVVYLHRGYPREEMAALYLAADVLAVTALRDGMNLVAKEYVACRTDGRGALVLSEFAGAADELSRAVIVNPHDIEGLKAGLLKALHMPEEEQRRRMHVMQRTLNSSDVLRWSSEFLRAVDAAARGPLVSGPERPQAAPPTRPIFLPTGIDAALRRLATAPAVLIALDFDGTLAHLVSRPEDARILPRSERALEVLQEAPGVRVALVSGRSLESLASTGVRTTGRILAGSHGAELRWEDGSGDPAEPTEEEFVLRDLLEVQLEQALGHIDGLKIERKPYGVGVHTRRVADREAASAAITEAERIARSLADAGHPLRTRHGKEVIEMAVRDSDKGAVLTQIRDRLPEGPVLFIGDDVTDEDGFRALRPGDVGVRVGPGESAAEFRVADPDEAGALLARLTELRTDRVIGSEGLGGEAPR is encoded by the coding sequence GTGCGGGACGCGGGGGACGCGATGGCGGCGGAATGGGTCACTTGGTCACACGAGACCGAGGAGTCGGAGTCGCCATCGCGCCCCCTCGTCGTGGTCGCGAACCGGCTGCCGGTGGACCGCGTCGCAGACCCTGACGGCGGCCCCGACACCTGGCGTACGTCGCCCGGCGGGCTCGTCACCGCGATGGAGCCGGTCGTTCGCGAGCTCGGCTGCACCTGGGTGGGGTGGGCTGGCGGCGTCGACGAGGCCACCGAGCCGTTTCAGGCCGGGGGCTTCTCGCTGCAGCCCGTCGCGCTCAGCACTCGAGACCTCGAGGAGTACTACGAGGGGTTCTCAAACGATACGATCTGGCCGCTCTACCACGACGTCATCTCTCCGCCGCAGTACCACCGGGAATGGTGGGAACGGTATCGCGAGGTCAACGAGCGCTTCGCCGCCGAGGCTGCTGCCGCCGCCGAACACGGCGCGACCGTCTGGATACACGACTACCAGCTGCAGCTCGTCCCGGCGATGCTGCGCGAAAAGCGCCCGGACCTCGTCATCGCGTTCTTTCTGCACATTCCCTTCCCCGCGAACGGGATCTTCTCGCAGCTCCCGTGGCGCCGCCAGATTCTCGAGGGCCTGCTGGGCGCAGACCTGATCGGCTTTCAGCGGGTGCAGGATGCCGCGAACTTCCGCTCGGTCGTCCGACGCATTCTGGGTGTCCCCGCCCACGGAAACGTGGTCTCGCTGCCGGAGGATGGTTCGGGTGAGGAGCCTCGCCGCGTCGTCGCGCAGGAGTTTCCGATCTCTATCGACGTGCGGCAGTTTGTCGAGCTCACGGAGCGTCCCGAGGTGCAACAGCGGGCCGCCGAGATTCGCGCCGAACTCGGAAACCCGAAGCGGGTCATCTTGGGAGTCGACCGGCTCGACTACACCAAAGGGATCCGGCACCGGCTCAAGGCCTACGCCGAGATGCTCGCGGACGGGTCGCTCGAGCCGGGCGAGACGGTGCTCGTCCAAGTGGCGAGCCCGAGCCGAGAGCGGGTCGTGGCCTACCAGCAGTTGCGCGACGAGATCGAGCTGACCGTGAGCCGCATCAACGGCGACCACGGGGCGATTGGCTACTCCCCGGTCGTCTACCTCCACCGCGGGTACCCGCGCGAGGAGATGGCCGCGCTGTATCTCGCGGCGGACGTGCTCGCGGTGACTGCGCTGCGCGACGGGATGAACCTCGTCGCGAAGGAGTATGTCGCGTGCCGCACCGACGGTCGTGGGGCGCTGGTGTTGAGCGAGTTCGCAGGCGCCGCCGACGAGTTGTCGCGTGCGGTGATTGTGAACCCCCACGACATTGAGGGCCTCAAGGCGGGGCTGCTCAAGGCCCTGCACATGCCTGAAGAGGAGCAGCGCCGCCGCATGCACGTCATGCAGCGCACCCTGAACAGTAGCGACGTGCTGCGCTGGTCGAGCGAGTTCCTGCGTGCGGTCGACGCCGCCGCTCGCGGCCCGTTGGTCTCGGGTCCCGAGCGACCTCAGGCGGCGCCACCGACCCGGCCGATCTTCTTGCCCACCGGAATCGATGCGGCGCTGCGGCGCCTCGCGACGGCCCCCGCGGTGCTCATTGCTCTCGACTTCGATGGCACGCTCGCGCATCTCGTGTCTCGGCCAGAGGATGCCAGGATCCTGCCCCGGTCTGAGCGCGCGCTCGAGGTGCTGCAGGAGGCGCCCGGGGTGCGGGTCGCTCTTGTTTCGGGACGTTCGCTCGAAAGTCTCGCCTCGACCGGCGTGCGCACCACCGGCAGGATCCTGGCCGGTTCGCACGGTGCCGAGCTGCGCTGGGAGGACGGTTCGGGGGATCCGGCCGAGCCGACCGAAGAGGAATTCGTGTTGCGCGACCTGCTCGAGGTGCAGCTTGAGCAGGCGCTCGGCCACATCGACGGGCTGAAGATCGAGCGCAAACCCTACGGGGTTGGCGTACACACCAGGCGGGTCGCTGACCGCGAGGCGGCCAGCGCGGCGATCACCGAGGCAGAACGGATCGCGCGAAGCCTCGCCGATGCGGGGCACCCATTGCGCACACGCCACGGCAAAGAGGTCATCGAGATGGCGGTGCGCGACTCGGACAAGGGCGCCGTCCTGACCCAGATTCGCGACCGCCTACCCGAGGGGCCCGTGCTCTTTATCGGCGACGACGTGACCGACGAGGATGGGTTCCGGGCGCTCCGGCCCGGCGACGTCGGGGTGCGCGTCGGGCCGGGGGAGTCCGCTGCCGAGTTTCGGGTGGCCGACCCGGACGAGGCGGGCGCGCTGCTCGCGCGGCTGACGGAACTCCGCACTGACCGGGTGATCGGCTCCGAAGGACTCGGCGGTGAGGCTCCGCGGTAA
- a CDS encoding choice-of-anchor Q domain-containing protein: MTFALHRPARLTVAALGLGTLIAGIGLVSAAAPAHAASVNVTTQADDSDSAGCSSGLLDPGPDGLWSLREAVCFANATGGPDTIALPAGVYTLNAPLEITGDVSISGAGMNATTIDASATQKAIEAYSFVGSMELGLDQLTIVGGNAAGGFADGGGISTFFVDTFLNNVRVTGGTAASGGGIASIYGSLTVLDSIVDGNTASDFGGGVFVVGELYMQRTTVSGNGAQTGGGLVLESNGPDVSTIEQSTLSGNTASGNGGGIALPPTHQGQTIVTDTTIVGNTAAGSGGAVHSAGSAVGELLLTSTTVTGNTAAAGGGIAQSSGTVIVQHSIVAENTGGDLSGAAGGAGNIVGVAGGTVVDGANGNRAGTSGAPLDPQLRELGSFGGPTETRVPLPSSPAIDTALSCGAIDQRGESRLGGAGCDVGAVELTAAPDTTIVTGPTSPIASGDATFSLSASAGTGPYTFECDLGQTGIFEICPTGPTFSGLVDGSHTLAVRAIDALGATDPSASEYTWTVDLTAPVVAWDSVSPGTASGSTSTFAFSATDASAIAGFECSLDGAAFTACTSPVTTPALSAGAHSFRVRASDSVGNVSEIAEQSWTVAAAASTGGNTPSVDEIAKTGGERPDALVAAAIALLFAGSLILATRLRRRA, encoded by the coding sequence ATGACGTTCGCCCTGCACCGCCCGGCTCGCCTGACCGTCGCGGCTCTCGGCCTCGGGACTCTCATCGCAGGGATCGGTCTTGTATCTGCTGCGGCGCCCGCGCACGCGGCGTCGGTCAATGTGACTACGCAGGCGGACGACTCCGACTCCGCTGGTTGCTCCAGCGGCTTGCTCGACCCCGGCCCCGATGGCCTCTGGAGCCTCCGCGAAGCCGTCTGCTTCGCCAATGCGACTGGCGGACCCGACACGATCGCGCTGCCCGCGGGCGTGTACACGCTGAACGCACCGCTCGAGATCACGGGGGACGTATCGATCAGCGGCGCAGGGATGAACGCAACGACCATCGACGCCTCGGCGACGCAGAAGGCAATTGAAGCGTACTCGTTTGTAGGCAGCATGGAACTGGGCCTCGACCAGCTCACGATCGTCGGCGGCAACGCCGCCGGCGGGTTCGCCGACGGCGGCGGTATCAGCACGTTCTTCGTGGACACTTTCCTCAACAACGTGAGGGTCACCGGCGGCACCGCGGCGAGCGGCGGCGGCATCGCGTCTATCTATGGCAGTCTCACCGTGCTGGACTCTATCGTCGACGGAAACACCGCGAGTGATTTCGGCGGAGGAGTCTTCGTCGTAGGCGAGCTCTACATGCAGCGCACCACCGTGTCGGGCAATGGCGCTCAGACGGGCGGAGGGCTCGTGCTCGAATCGAACGGCCCGGATGTCTCGACGATCGAGCAGTCGACGCTCTCGGGCAACACCGCGAGCGGCAACGGCGGAGGCATAGCGCTTCCGCCCACCCACCAGGGCCAGACCATCGTCACCGACACCACGATCGTCGGCAACACTGCGGCGGGCAGCGGAGGCGCGGTGCACTCAGCGGGCAGCGCCGTTGGAGAACTTCTGCTCACGAGCACCACCGTCACCGGGAACACCGCAGCGGCAGGCGGTGGCATCGCCCAGAGCTCGGGGACCGTGATCGTGCAGCACTCGATCGTCGCCGAAAACACTGGCGGCGACCTGTCCGGCGCGGCCGGCGGTGCCGGAAACATCGTCGGCGTCGCCGGCGGCACGGTCGTCGACGGGGCGAATGGCAACCGGGCCGGCACCTCGGGTGCCCCGCTGGACCCGCAACTGCGCGAGCTCGGATCGTTCGGCGGTCCGACCGAGACCCGGGTCCCGCTGCCAAGCAGCCCCGCCATTGACACCGCCCTCTCCTGCGGCGCCATCGATCAGCGCGGAGAATCACGACTGGGGGGCGCCGGCTGTGATGTCGGCGCCGTCGAGCTGACTGCGGCACCCGACACCACGATCGTCACCGGTCCTACCTCGCCGATCGCCTCGGGGGACGCGACGTTCTCGCTCTCCGCCTCGGCAGGGACGGGCCCGTACACCTTCGAGTGTGATCTCGGACAGACCGGCATCTTCGAGATCTGCCCGACCGGGCCGACCTTCAGCGGGCTCGTCGATGGCTCCCACACGCTCGCTGTGCGCGCCATCGATGCGCTCGGGGCGACCGATCCGAGCGCATCAGAGTACACCTGGACGGTCGACCTGACCGCTCCGGTGGTGGCTTGGGATTCGGTGTCGCCGGGTACCGCGTCGGGCTCCACCTCGACGTTCGCCTTCTCCGCGACTGACGCCTCCGCGATTGCCGGCTTCGAGTGCTCGCTCGACGGCGCGGCCTTCACGGCCTGCACCTCGCCGGTGACGACGCCCGCTCTCTCGGCAGGCGCGCACAGCTTCCGGGTGCGAGCGAGCGATTCGGTTGGCAACGTGAGCGAGATTGCCGAGCAGTCGTGGACCGTCGCAGCGGCAGCATCGACGGGCGGAAATACACCGAGCGTCGATGAGATCGCGAAGACCGGTGGGGAACGCCCCGATGCCCTGGTGGCGGCGGCTATCGCCCTGTTGTTCGCCGGATCACTGATCCTCGCGACGCGCCTCCGTCGCCGCGCCTGA
- a CDS encoding LuxR C-terminal-related transcriptional regulator: protein MHGEAAHLGRTPELSSAVATLLPAGSCLIVTGPAGIGKTHFARQAARILREDAPVEVVRIRGSWGARSTPYHAFTGLIPALLHDEFPTPIAALESVTDVLVRPGEDVLLIADDAHEYDAASLELLGALAVAPGLRVIITARSVPGDALWLLERLERDGYAAHQRLGPLSLAESSQLACSLFQSEAIEGPSALQLHSKSGGNPLLLSRYAAALLRSGAITVSGPLAYWNGAAPLAGTVAELFAAELHQLSPAERSALLAIALAEPMPEAIARRLCDAEALDSLARSSFITLAHDQSEPRFSIVHPLIAEAVRDAATPGERVSADLAFLDALPPVIPEHAPELALRSVAISIEHGQPIRLSLLRRAFTIACAAADRPLAVRLADLLIEHPSSTLFERLDARARRLRMMRSVDLKRYRATSVQDELRWTTPQPGDDDALLMRRVALAFAVFDLLLRRDDDPAQALLVARTLHAQLPPDALPVHEYFALKLTPRLGTIGHFDEAMTLDETPQVSTTSRVSRLTSAAVRCAILGQQGKVSQAREIAIRELPLATLHLPDVPDAVGELFASWYLIASVSGRIQTISNLQRSLDAHLEQRPAKFLTEAGFSEMTAGVLASAQGQWQVASGQFAAAIARLEISDPVGYLVNVSAAAAFAYAAAGNSAAARAEIERCLSLPLGESRIVEGIIRFNLVRARLWLGDRQLAAAGAGELAQWARERHFSLVELRALHVQVLAGERDPALLARAEILRPQIDGRIAPAIVDHIHALHEQERLSEHPSTRALARLGIWMPLPAGTDLTGREREIANFASLGYSSKWIGTTLQISRRTVETHLAHLYLKLGVTERDSLADRLCELSEQAELTLWRAA, encoded by the coding sequence ATGCACGGCGAAGCGGCCCACCTGGGCCGCACCCCTGAACTCTCCTCCGCGGTGGCAACGCTCCTCCCCGCAGGATCGTGCCTGATCGTGACTGGGCCAGCCGGCATCGGGAAGACGCACTTTGCCCGCCAAGCCGCCAGGATCCTGCGCGAAGACGCGCCCGTCGAGGTGGTCCGCATTCGCGGAAGCTGGGGCGCGCGTTCGACGCCGTACCACGCGTTCACCGGCCTGATTCCGGCACTCCTGCACGACGAGTTTCCCACCCCGATTGCGGCGCTCGAGTCGGTGACGGACGTGCTCGTGCGACCGGGCGAGGACGTCCTGCTCATCGCGGACGACGCGCACGAGTACGACGCGGCAAGCCTCGAGCTGTTGGGGGCTCTTGCCGTCGCCCCGGGACTCCGCGTCATCATCACGGCCCGCAGCGTGCCCGGCGATGCACTGTGGCTCCTTGAGCGGCTCGAGCGCGACGGCTACGCCGCCCACCAGCGCCTGGGACCGCTGTCCCTAGCCGAGTCGAGCCAGCTCGCCTGCAGCCTCTTCCAGAGCGAAGCGATCGAGGGGCCGTCCGCGCTGCAACTGCACAGCAAGAGCGGCGGTAATCCGCTCCTCCTCAGCCGCTACGCCGCGGCGCTGTTGCGCAGCGGCGCCATCACCGTCTCTGGCCCGCTCGCCTACTGGAACGGCGCAGCCCCGCTCGCGGGAACGGTCGCAGAGCTCTTCGCCGCTGAGCTGCATCAGCTCAGCCCCGCCGAACGCAGCGCCCTCCTCGCGATCGCACTCGCCGAGCCCATGCCCGAGGCGATCGCCCGCAGACTGTGCGATGCGGAGGCGCTCGACTCGCTCGCCCGCTCGTCGTTCATCACGCTCGCGCACGATCAGAGCGAGCCACGGTTCTCGATCGTGCACCCTCTGATCGCCGAGGCAGTGCGAGACGCAGCGACCCCGGGAGAGCGCGTCAGCGCCGACCTCGCCTTTCTCGACGCACTCCCCCCGGTCATCCCGGAACACGCTCCCGAGCTCGCGCTTCGCTCTGTGGCGATCAGCATCGAGCACGGCCAGCCGATCCGGCTCTCGCTCCTGCGGCGTGCGTTCACCATCGCGTGCGCCGCCGCCGATCGGCCCCTCGCGGTGCGCCTTGCCGACCTGCTGATCGAACATCCGTCGTCCACCCTGTTCGAGCGTCTCGATGCTCGAGCTCGCCGACTGCGCATGATGCGATCGGTCGACCTCAAGCGCTACCGCGCGACCTCGGTGCAGGACGAGCTGCGCTGGACAACACCCCAGCCCGGCGACGACGACGCGCTCCTCATGCGCCGCGTGGCCCTCGCCTTCGCGGTTTTCGATCTCTTGCTGCGACGGGACGACGACCCGGCTCAGGCCCTGCTGGTTGCGCGAACGCTGCACGCCCAGCTGCCGCCGGACGCCCTACCTGTGCACGAGTACTTCGCGCTGAAGCTCACCCCGCGCCTCGGCACCATCGGGCACTTCGACGAGGCGATGACGCTCGACGAGACCCCCCAAGTATCGACGACGAGCCGCGTCTCCCGACTCACCAGCGCGGCCGTGCGCTGCGCGATCTTGGGTCAGCAGGGAAAGGTGAGCCAGGCCCGCGAAATCGCCATCCGCGAGCTGCCGCTGGCCACGTTGCACCTCCCAGACGTGCCCGACGCCGTAGGCGAGCTCTTCGCGAGCTGGTACCTGATTGCCAGCGTTTCCGGCAGGATCCAGACCATCTCGAATCTGCAGCGCAGCCTCGATGCGCATCTCGAGCAGCGCCCGGCGAAGTTCCTCACTGAAGCAGGCTTCTCGGAAATGACTGCAGGGGTGCTCGCCTCGGCGCAGGGGCAGTGGCAGGTCGCGAGTGGCCAGTTCGCGGCGGCGATCGCCCGGCTCGAGATTTCCGATCCCGTCGGGTACCTCGTCAACGTTTCGGCAGCCGCCGCCTTCGCCTACGCGGCGGCAGGGAACTCGGCCGCGGCCCGCGCAGAAATCGAGCGCTGCCTGTCCTTGCCGCTCGGTGAGTCACGCATCGTCGAGGGGATCATTCGCTTCAACCTCGTGCGTGCGAGGTTGTGGCTGGGCGACCGCCAGCTGGCGGCGGCGGGGGCCGGTGAGCTCGCCCAGTGGGCACGCGAGCGCCACTTCTCCCTGGTCGAGCTTCGCGCGCTGCACGTGCAAGTTCTCGCGGGCGAACGCGATCCCGCGTTGCTGGCCCGCGCCGAGATTCTGCGGCCCCAGATCGACGGCAGGATCGCCCCGGCGATCGTCGACCACATCCATGCACTGCACGAACAAGAGCGGCTCTCTGAACACCCCAGCACACGGGCCCTCGCCCGGCTCGGCATCTGGATGCCGCTCCCTGCCGGCACCGACTTGACCGGGCGCGAGCGCGAGATCGCGAACTTCGCCTCGCTCGGGTACTCAAGCAAGTGGATCGGAACGACCCTGCAGATCTCACGGCGCACCGTCGAGACCCACCTCGCTCACCTCTACCTGAAGCTCGGCGTGACCGAGCGCGACTCTCTCGCGGACCGCCTGTGTGAGCTCAGCGAGCAAGCGGAGCTCACGCTCTGGCGGGCCGCCTAG
- a CDS encoding M18 family aminopeptidase gives MSETSAAQPINSHPITPDTVRAALPGIADYIEGIAGFVEASPSSYHAVDAAARLLVRAGFEEVDERAHWERTEAGAGSFVRRDGALIAWIAGEGVGPTSPVRLLGAHSDSPTFKLKPGPGHTAEGWAQAGVEVYGGPLINSWLDRDLCLAGRLVTHDGSEHLARTSPVARIPQLAIHLDRTSNTALELDKQRHTQPILGIGEIDPVELLSTAAGVERDDIVGWDVFLADTQAPARIGVSGELLASGRLDNLSSVYAGLIALALATPAADTIAILAVFDHEELGSESRSGAAGPFLEDVLDRIQAGLGATTEDAARARAASWCLSADAGHAVHPNYPEKHDPDVRPRAGAGPILKVNANQRYASDAHGAALWARVCAAGAVPVQEFVSHNKVPCGTTIGPLTATRLGIRTVDVGVPLLSMHSARELAHVDDLHGLARAAAAFFAGA, from the coding sequence ATGAGCGAGACGAGTGCTGCCCAGCCGATCAACTCCCACCCGATCACTCCCGACACGGTGCGTGCGGCGCTGCCTGGCATCGCTGACTACATCGAGGGGATCGCGGGTTTCGTCGAGGCATCGCCCTCGTCGTACCACGCCGTCGATGCCGCGGCCCGGCTGCTGGTGCGCGCGGGTTTTGAAGAGGTTGACGAGCGAGCTCATTGGGAGCGCACTGAGGCCGGGGCGGGGTCTTTCGTGCGGCGAGATGGTGCGCTCATCGCGTGGATCGCGGGGGAGGGCGTGGGCCCGACATCGCCGGTCCGGCTGCTGGGGGCACACAGTGACTCGCCGACGTTCAAGCTGAAGCCGGGTCCCGGACACACCGCTGAGGGGTGGGCGCAGGCCGGCGTCGAGGTGTACGGCGGGCCGCTCATCAACTCGTGGCTCGACCGCGACCTGTGCCTGGCGGGACGCCTCGTGACGCACGACGGATCCGAACACCTCGCGCGCACGTCGCCCGTTGCGCGCATCCCCCAGCTCGCGATCCACCTGGATCGCACGAGCAACACCGCGCTCGAGCTCGACAAGCAGCGGCACACACAGCCGATCCTGGGCATCGGCGAGATCGACCCGGTCGAGCTGCTGTCGACGGCCGCAGGAGTTGAGCGGGATGACATCGTCGGCTGGGACGTCTTCCTCGCCGACACTCAGGCTCCCGCGCGCATTGGTGTGTCCGGGGAGCTGCTGGCGTCGGGACGCCTCGACAACCTCAGCTCGGTCTACGCGGGGCTCATCGCGCTCGCGCTTGCGACGCCGGCCGCCGACACCATCGCGATCCTTGCCGTGTTTGACCATGAGGAGCTCGGTTCGGAGAGCCGTTCCGGTGCCGCCGGCCCGTTCCTCGAAGACGTGCTCGACCGCATCCAGGCCGGCCTGGGCGCGACAACCGAGGACGCTGCGCGAGCCCGCGCCGCGTCATGGTGTCTCTCGGCCGATGCTGGGCACGCGGTGCACCCGAACTACCCCGAGAAGCACGACCCGGACGTGCGACCCCGCGCCGGCGCGGGACCGATCCTGAAGGTGAACGCCAATCAGCGGTACGCGAGCGACGCCCACGGTGCCGCGCTCTGGGCGCGGGTGTGCGCAGCCGGGGCAGTGCCGGTCCAGGAGTTCGTGTCTCACAACAAGGTGCCCTGTGGCACGACGATCGGTCCGCTCACCGCGACCCGACTTGGTATCAGGACGGTGGACGTCGGCGTGCCGCTGCTCTCCATGCATTCGGCGCGCGAACTGGCGCACGTCGACGACCTGCACGGGCTCGCCCGAGCGGCCGCAGCGTTCTTTGCAGGGGCCTAG